Part of the Leifsonia soli genome is shown below.
GGGGCCTTGTCGTCTGCGATGTTTGCCTGAAGGGTGACTAGGCTGAGCGAGTGGCCCATCAGGTGACACGAGCCAGCGTCCCGGTCAGACCAACCGCCTGGTTTTGGTGGGTGCTCGCGCTCACATCAATCGTTGTGACCATCGGCCTGGCCATGCTAGGTGCTCTGGTGTCCTTCGCGGGAGCGGATCTGGGCCCAACAAGTGGTGCCTGGTCGATCGCATTCTGGCTTGTCCTCCTCGCTTGTATTGCCTCGTTCTGCCTTAGCATCGTGCTCCTTCCGGTCACTAGGCGCCGGGAGGTGCGAGCCGGCTACACGACGTTGCCGACGATGGCGCCCCAGGTCGAATGGCGCGATCACGTGACTGGACTTGTACTGAGGCAGCCGGGTGAGCCAACGCCGATCGGATCGATAGGCGAACTCCGAAGGGCCGCGGAGGGACGCCGCGACGGTTCCGAGTGAAGCGATTAGTCCGATTGCCGATCGGCCTTCGGGCCGGCCGCGGCGATGCGATTGCTAGCCTCGTCGAGATGCGGAATCTCGATTGGGACGGGTTGCCTAACGTCCGCGACCTTGGTGGGCTGCCGACGCGGCTGTCTGATACCGGCACGACAGTCATGGGCCGCGTTGCGCGTGGACCACGCCGCGAACTCCTCACTTCGGCGGGATGGCTTGCCGCGTCTCGCTGGGGACTGCGCTCGGTCGTCGATCTGCGCAGCGCGGGAGAGAGCGGCCCGCGAGACGCCGACCCGGAAGCAGTACCTCCAGAGGGGGTGACGATCACTCTTGCGCCGACGGAAGACCAGACGCATCCCGAGTTCCGCGATGTGTGCCTGCCGATTCTCGATTCGCCTGAATACTGGCAGCACAATGTCCGCATCCTTCCCGGACTCATCCGCGAGACGCTTGAGGCGATTGCTGCGTCTCAGCCCGGCGTGCTCATCCATTGCGCCGCCGGTCGCGATCGGACCGGAATGATCAGCGCCTTGCTGCTGGCCAACGCGGGCGTCTCTATCGACGGCATCGTGGCCGACTACGCCGAGTCCGTCTACGCCATGGCCGGCACAGCCCAACATGGTGGACCGACGCACGATCGGCAAGCGTCGTGGACCCAGGAACAGACGGCATCCTGGCTGAGCTCGGTGACGCCGCACGTGCGAGCGTTCGCGGCCGACTCCGACGCCATGTTGAATGCGCTCGCTGTCACCGCGGAGACCCGCCGTACCCTGCGCGAACTGCTGACTGCCTAGCCCCCGCGGGTCGCAATGGATTTGACGACCTGCGAGGATTCTCGCCGCTCGCTGAGCGATCATCTACCGGCCAGGATTCGCCCGGCCGCTCCTCGGCTACTGTCGAGTGAAAGGCGTGAGGGGGCGGACGGATGAGCGATGCGCGTGCTCGTGTCGACCACAGTTCATTCGCTCGCTACTGGACCGCGGCCGCGATCAGCTCCTTTGGCACGGCCGTGACAACGGTCGCGATGCCTGTGCTGGTCGTGCAGCTACTGCACGCGGAGCCGTTCGAGGTTGGCATTGTGAACGCCGCGCAGTTCGTGCCGTACGCACTGGTTGGGCTGATTGCCGGCGTCTATACGGATCGTTGGCGTCGCAAGCCCATCCTGGTGTGGGCGAGCCTCGGGCGTGCGCTCTCTTTGGGGACAATTCCGATCCTGTGGGTCTGTGGCGTGCTGCAGATCTGGATGCTGGTCATCGCCCTGCTGCTATTCGGGGGGTTCTCGGTCTTCGGATTCGCGGCTACCCAATCGCTGCTTCCTCGTCTGGTGCCCCGAACAAGGTTGATCACGGCCAACGCGCGACTCGACCAAACGGATGCGGCCGCCCAGACCGTCGGTCCCGCACTCGGTGGGGGGCTGGTCGGGCTGCTGGGGGCCCCGATCGCGATCGTCGTGGACTCGATCAGCTACCTCGTCGATGCGGCGCTCAACGCGAGCATCCGGGTCGAAGAGCCCAAACCCAGCCCTCGTAATGCAAACCTTGG
Proteins encoded:
- a CDS encoding tyrosine-protein phosphatase; this translates as MRNLDWDGLPNVRDLGGLPTRLSDTGTTVMGRVARGPRRELLTSAGWLAASRWGLRSVVDLRSAGESGPRDADPEAVPPEGVTITLAPTEDQTHPEFRDVCLPILDSPEYWQHNVRILPGLIRETLEAIAASQPGVLIHCAAGRDRTGMISALLLANAGVSIDGIVADYAESVYAMAGTAQHGGPTHDRQASWTQEQTASWLSSVTPHVRAFAADSDAMLNALAVTAETRRTLRELLTA